A window of the Nocardia sp. NBC_01329 genome harbors these coding sequences:
- a CDS encoding DUF4349 domain-containing protein — translation MRRLGVLLLVVCGSVLLAGCGGDDSRSSTADHSSSFEGGAPAPATAPGIRVQKAPNREQAPAPDTPDQATDRKEVITGTVDLTAGDPVAAAKTLVDRVDDLDGRVDQRTENPGTGDIEPHVNLVIRIPAADTDAFIDGLGELGEITQVSTDRDDVTLQWQDLDARITALRASVDRLRDLMVRAADTADLIAAEEALAVRQGELDSLTGQRRYLDDQISLSTLTVDISSTVAKTGDDGPTNFWDGIVDGWNSLFDWLKGAIVFVGQVLPWLAFLAVLGAVVGVIAGLARRLRARRVTVSPAPAAPAPAAPAPAPAASVDEPTGTDAATGNAGAPSEPGGTAGEKE, via the coding sequence ATGCGAAGGCTCGGGGTGCTGTTACTGGTTGTGTGCGGGTCCGTTCTCCTCGCGGGGTGTGGTGGGGACGACTCCCGCTCCAGCACGGCGGATCACTCGTCGTCCTTCGAGGGCGGTGCGCCGGCACCCGCGACGGCGCCGGGGATCCGGGTCCAGAAGGCACCCAACCGGGAGCAGGCCCCCGCGCCGGACACCCCCGACCAGGCCACCGATCGCAAAGAGGTCATCACCGGGACTGTCGATCTCACCGCTGGTGATCCCGTGGCGGCGGCGAAGACGCTCGTCGACCGAGTGGACGATCTGGACGGCCGGGTCGATCAGCGCACCGAGAATCCCGGGACCGGTGATATCGAACCGCACGTGAATCTGGTCATCCGGATTCCGGCCGCCGATACCGATGCGTTCATCGACGGCCTGGGCGAACTCGGCGAGATCACCCAGGTCAGTACCGATCGTGACGATGTCACTCTCCAGTGGCAGGACCTCGACGCCCGGATCACCGCGCTGCGGGCCTCGGTCGACCGGTTGCGCGACCTGATGGTCCGCGCCGCCGATACCGCCGATCTGATCGCCGCCGAGGAAGCCCTCGCCGTCCGGCAGGGCGAACTCGACAGTCTCACCGGGCAGCGACGGTACCTCGACGACCAGATCTCGCTGTCCACCCTGACCGTCGATATCAGCAGCACTGTGGCGAAGACCGGTGACGACGGGCCCACAAACTTCTGGGACGGGATCGTGGACGGCTGGAATTCGCTGTTCGACTGGCTGAAGGGCGCCATTGTCTTCGTCGGTCAGGTGCTGCCGTGGCTGGCCTTCCTCGCTGTCCTCGGCGCCGTCGTGGGCGTGATCGCCGGACTGGCCCGCCGCCTCCGCGCTCGGCGCGTCACCGTGTCGCCCGCGCCCGCCGCCCCCGCGCCCGCCGCCCCCGCGCCCGCGCCCGCGGCGAGCGTCGACGAGCCGACCGGGACCGATGCCGCTACCGGAAACGCTGGTGCGCCCAGCGAACCGGGCGGGACGGCCGGCGAAAAGGAGTGA